A part of Microbulbifer salipaludis genomic DNA contains:
- a CDS encoding TonB-dependent receptor: MRNPIKFNPIAAGIMLACGANLSYADSKLEEVTVTAQKREQSLQEVPVAVTAFGEDQLLENGVADLSDIQKLTPNTTLQVSRGTNSTLTAYIRGIGQQDPLWGFEPGVGIYVDDIYVARPQGAVMDVFDVERIEVLRGPQGTLYGKNTIGGAVKYVTKKLSGDTEFRIRGGVGSYNQRDLVLSGQTGLSDTAAIGFAVASYQRDGFGENINTGADNYNKDILSGRVSLEFNPNEDLFIRVAADTTKDDSNARFGHLLAPNVWGTEQPLDDVYDHRSNMPADNSVESSGASLTAEWNVSENVTLKSITATRSGDTKTNIDFDSSPRPDFDVPAFYEDEQFTQEFQVNLNGDNFNLVSGIYYYDGTAAGAFDAVLDLWKYLFGFSKTQHVAGSVDTESLAVYANYEYALTDKLNMTLGGRYTRDEKSAEVFKGDYAGLYSPTFADRYEGTPADPEPYAILTDYTNSDSWSQFSPKVGMDYQIDEDTMVYGSFSSGFKSGGFDMRGDASINPETEEGYDPETANTFEVGIKTQLLDDRIRLNAAAFSTDYEDMQVTVQDFSPSTGGFASSVINAGESEIRGLELEMLASITDRLTANLVLGYTDADYKEVLTYNTTTGEIENVADLWDNLQYSPAKTGLGQLSYSMDVAGGELVLNGSVSYRDGIQIYAAPNPLLDVGSVTLVDAGATFFSGDGKWQASLQGKNLNDEVYRNAGYSAAALTTGYYGAPRTIALTGSYNF, encoded by the coding sequence ATGCGCAATCCAATTAAATTCAATCCCATCGCCGCGGGCATCATGCTTGCCTGCGGTGCCAACCTGTCCTATGCAGATTCGAAGCTGGAAGAAGTAACCGTGACCGCGCAGAAGCGCGAGCAGTCGCTGCAGGAAGTGCCGGTGGCGGTAACTGCGTTCGGGGAAGATCAGCTTCTGGAGAACGGTGTTGCCGACCTGAGCGACATTCAGAAACTCACCCCTAACACCACCCTGCAGGTGAGCCGCGGTACCAACTCCACCCTCACCGCCTATATCCGCGGTATTGGCCAGCAGGACCCGCTGTGGGGCTTCGAGCCCGGCGTTGGCATCTATGTCGATGACATCTATGTAGCCCGCCCGCAGGGTGCGGTAATGGATGTGTTTGACGTAGAGCGCATCGAAGTACTGCGCGGCCCGCAGGGCACCCTGTACGGCAAGAACACCATCGGTGGTGCAGTCAAGTACGTGACCAAGAAGCTGTCCGGTGATACAGAATTCCGTATTCGCGGTGGTGTGGGCTCCTACAACCAGCGCGACCTGGTACTGAGCGGCCAGACCGGCCTGTCCGACACCGCCGCCATTGGCTTCGCCGTCGCCAGCTACCAGCGCGACGGTTTCGGCGAGAACATCAACACCGGCGCCGACAACTACAACAAAGACATCCTGAGCGGCCGCGTATCCCTGGAGTTCAACCCGAACGAAGATCTGTTCATCCGCGTTGCCGCAGACACCACCAAGGACGACTCAAATGCGCGTTTCGGCCACCTGCTGGCTCCGAATGTTTGGGGCACCGAACAGCCCCTGGACGATGTCTATGACCATCGCTCAAATATGCCTGCGGATAACTCAGTAGAGTCCAGCGGTGCATCCCTGACCGCCGAGTGGAATGTTTCTGAGAACGTCACCCTCAAATCCATCACTGCCACCCGTAGCGGCGACACCAAGACGAATATCGACTTCGATTCCAGTCCTCGTCCGGACTTTGATGTGCCCGCCTTTTATGAAGATGAACAGTTCACCCAGGAATTCCAAGTTAACCTGAACGGTGACAACTTCAACCTGGTTTCCGGTATTTACTATTACGATGGAACCGCTGCCGGTGCGTTCGATGCCGTACTGGATCTGTGGAAGTATCTCTTCGGTTTCTCTAAAACACAGCACGTCGCCGGCTCTGTAGACACCGAAAGCCTGGCAGTCTATGCCAACTACGAGTACGCACTGACCGACAAGCTGAATATGACCCTAGGCGGCCGCTACACCCGCGATGAGAAGTCCGCAGAAGTATTCAAGGGCGACTATGCAGGCCTCTACTCGCCCACGTTCGCCGACCGCTACGAGGGAACCCCGGCAGATCCTGAGCCTTACGCAATCCTCACCGACTACACCAACAGCGACAGCTGGAGCCAGTTCTCACCCAAAGTTGGCATGGACTACCAGATCGATGAAGACACCATGGTCTACGGCAGCTTCAGCTCCGGCTTCAAGTCTGGCGGCTTCGACATGCGTGGTGACGCCTCCATTAACCCGGAGACAGAGGAAGGCTACGATCCGGAAACTGCCAACACCTTTGAAGTCGGTATCAAGACCCAGCTGCTGGATGACCGTATCCGTCTGAATGCGGCTGCCTTCAGCACCGACTACGAAGACATGCAGGTCACGGTGCAGGACTTCTCACCGTCCACTGGCGGTTTCGCCAGCTCCGTAATTAACGCCGGTGAATCAGAAATCCGCGGCCTGGAGCTGGAAATGCTCGCCAGTATCACAGACCGCCTGACTGCCAACCTGGTACTCGGCTACACCGATGCCGACTACAAGGAAGTTCTGACTTACAACACCACGACTGGTGAAATTGAGAATGTTGCTGATTTGTGGGACAACCTGCAGTACAGCCCAGCCAAGACCGGCCTAGGGCAGCTGAGCTACAGTATGGACGTAGCGGGTGGCGAACTGGTACTGAACGGCTCTGTTTCCTACCGCGACGGCATACAGATCTATGCTGCCCCGAACCCTCTACTCGACGTGGGCTCCGTGACCCTGGTGGACGCGGGTGCGACCTTCTTCAGTGGCGACGGTAAATGGCAGGCTTCCCTGCAGGGCAAGAACCTCAATGACGAGGTTTACCGCAATGCAGGTTACAGTGCTGCAGCCCTGACCACCGGCTACTACGGCGCACCACGTACTATCGCTCTCACAGGTAGCTACAACTTCTAA
- a CDS encoding PAS-domain containing protein, producing MRRQLFSLTLLAAVGLTYLLMLFAIAFWGDRLPAGRIRPLKPLLLALAGTYTSAWMFFGVPAQAVTEGWLLPPTFVGASLMLIFGAPLLMRFVRLSKQQGSTSIADFISAQYGGSQWLAAVVALLAVVAIVPYLSLQLRAVADSFLLLAQNVEDRGISASVVTAVVSMTLGLFAVLFGTRHIDSSVHRNGMLLAVAFEALVKIGALIAVAWFVVYSAFDGAADLTRAALASDRVAAIAEARPADTGYLAVVILGMAAIFCLPRQFHILMIESDDERDIGPVRKLIPLYLAVVSLAVLAVGYGGMLWLPESYANAERFVLGVPLESGIPWLALLAFVGGLSAGSSMVIIATIALSTMIANTMIVPWWLKRLQQRPAGVALGSDLRRVRRGIIGLLMLAAFGVSELIGSGVSLGTFGLLSLALAAQLAPAMIAAVTWPARWPRLRAAGVVVGLVLGSLVWAMSALPAALGGEDRIAALLGLGWNPLTIACVFGLGINGLALIGCSLLQQRWLPGSAAAEVAPVDRARLRQLLARFVGEDAASRALAPMQEPADAQTPGASAEHYRDAVEKILAGVVGSTSARRLVRQLGEADVTTQQLEQASDIYQFGRGLLQSSIDNIDQGISVVDGNLNLVAWNRRYLELFHYPPEMIYVGRPVAELVRYNASRGECGPGVVEDHVNKRVEHLRNGTAYRVQRHRTDGTVLEIRGNPLPGGGFVTTYTDVSDYQRALAELTDVRNSLEHKVAHRTAELESVNDELQTLNHELQEASAGKTRFLAAASHDLVQPLNASRLFIDALAAHPLEDDSRQLLTRADSALAAAEQLITDMLQIARMDAGDIKPSVAPVSLDSILDDAVAQARLAAEARGIRLRYRRSHLWVQSDEKMLRRVVQNLLDNAVKYTREGGVLIGARRRGGSVSLEVWDTGEGIAPDQQQAIFREFCRLTPKGAAGQGQRQHGYGLGLATVERLCRLLNAPIGLSSVPGRGSVFRVCLPRATARVNVRPSTKSSGGRGAPLDLQILCVDNEPAILEAMAALLGGWGCTVQCAQNRREALAAAEPDLLLMDFHLDDGDNGIDLAAELLAQWGGDVPCVIISAENTNTVKARAQQAGWQFLQKPLRPAALRALLQQGLRRTFDTTKVV from the coding sequence ATGAGGCGCCAATTGTTCAGCCTGACCCTGCTGGCCGCCGTGGGCCTGACCTACCTGCTGATGCTGTTTGCCATCGCCTTCTGGGGTGACCGGCTGCCGGCCGGGCGCATTCGCCCGCTCAAACCCCTGTTGCTGGCGCTGGCCGGCACCTATACCAGTGCCTGGATGTTCTTCGGCGTGCCCGCGCAGGCAGTTACCGAGGGCTGGCTGCTGCCCCCTACCTTTGTTGGCGCCAGCCTGATGCTGATCTTTGGTGCCCCCCTGCTGATGCGCTTTGTGCGTCTCTCGAAACAGCAGGGCTCCACCTCCATCGCGGACTTTATCAGCGCCCAGTACGGCGGCTCCCAGTGGCTTGCGGCGGTAGTTGCTTTGCTGGCGGTGGTGGCCATCGTGCCGTATCTGTCTCTGCAGTTGCGGGCGGTGGCCGACAGCTTCCTGCTGCTGGCACAGAACGTGGAGGACCGGGGCATCAGTGCCTCGGTGGTGACCGCGGTGGTGAGCATGACCCTGGGGCTGTTTGCGGTATTGTTCGGTACCCGGCATATCGACAGCAGCGTGCACCGCAACGGCATGCTGCTGGCGGTGGCCTTCGAGGCGCTGGTGAAGATCGGCGCCCTGATCGCGGTGGCCTGGTTTGTGGTGTACAGCGCGTTTGACGGCGCCGCCGATCTCACCCGCGCGGCGCTCGCCAGTGACAGGGTGGCGGCCATCGCCGAGGCGCGTCCCGCCGACACCGGCTATCTGGCCGTAGTGATACTGGGCATGGCGGCCATTTTCTGCCTGCCGCGGCAGTTCCATATCCTGATGATCGAGAGTGATGACGAGCGGGATATCGGCCCGGTGCGCAAGTTGATCCCGCTGTATCTGGCGGTGGTGTCCCTGGCAGTGCTGGCGGTGGGCTACGGCGGCATGCTGTGGCTGCCGGAGAGCTATGCCAACGCGGAGCGCTTTGTACTGGGCGTGCCGCTGGAAAGTGGTATCCCGTGGCTGGCGCTACTGGCGTTTGTGGGCGGTCTCTCCGCCGGCTCCAGCATGGTGATCATCGCCACCATCGCCCTTTCCACCATGATCGCCAACACCATGATTGTGCCCTGGTGGCTGAAGCGGCTGCAGCAGCGCCCGGCAGGTGTGGCGCTAGGCAGTGACCTGCGGCGGGTGCGCCGCGGCATTATCGGCCTGCTGATGCTGGCGGCGTTTGGGGTAAGCGAGCTGATCGGTTCCGGGGTGAGCCTCGGTACCTTTGGTCTGTTGTCCCTGGCGCTGGCGGCCCAGCTCGCGCCGGCCATGATCGCTGCGGTGACCTGGCCGGCACGCTGGCCGCGGCTGCGCGCCGCCGGTGTGGTTGTGGGTCTGGTGCTGGGGTCGCTGGTGTGGGCGATGTCCGCACTGCCGGCGGCGCTCGGCGGGGAAGATCGTATTGCCGCGCTGCTGGGGCTCGGCTGGAACCCGCTGACCATCGCCTGTGTGTTCGGGTTGGGGATCAACGGGCTGGCGCTGATTGGCTGTTCGCTGCTGCAGCAGCGCTGGTTGCCCGGCAGTGCGGCGGCGGAAGTGGCGCCGGTGGATCGCGCGCGTTTGCGGCAGCTACTGGCGCGCTTTGTGGGCGAGGATGCGGCGAGCCGCGCACTGGCGCCGATGCAGGAACCTGCGGACGCGCAAACACCCGGCGCCTCTGCCGAGCACTACCGCGATGCGGTCGAAAAAATCCTCGCCGGTGTGGTGGGCAGCACCAGTGCGCGCCGCCTGGTGCGCCAGCTGGGGGAGGCGGATGTCACCACCCAGCAACTGGAGCAGGCATCCGATATCTACCAGTTCGGGCGCGGTCTGCTGCAGAGCAGTATCGACAATATCGACCAGGGCATCTCGGTGGTGGATGGCAACCTCAACCTGGTGGCGTGGAACCGCCGCTATCTGGAGCTGTTCCACTATCCCCCGGAAATGATTTACGTGGGCAGGCCGGTGGCGGAGCTGGTGCGCTACAACGCGAGCCGCGGCGAGTGCGGTCCCGGTGTGGTGGAAGACCATGTGAACAAGCGCGTGGAGCATTTGCGCAATGGCACCGCCTACCGGGTGCAGCGTCACCGCACCGACGGCACGGTGCTGGAGATTCGCGGCAACCCGCTGCCCGGCGGTGGCTTCGTTACCACCTATACCGATGTCTCTGACTACCAGCGCGCGCTGGCGGAGCTGACCGATGTGCGCAACTCGCTGGAGCACAAGGTAGCGCACCGCACCGCCGAGCTGGAAAGTGTGAATGACGAACTGCAGACATTGAATCACGAACTGCAGGAGGCCAGCGCCGGCAAAACCCGCTTCCTTGCCGCGGCCAGTCACGATCTGGTGCAGCCCCTGAATGCCAGCCGGCTGTTTATCGATGCGCTGGCCGCGCACCCCCTGGAAGATGACAGCCGCCAGCTGCTCACCCGCGCCGACAGTGCCCTCGCCGCGGCGGAGCAGCTGATTACCGACATGCTGCAGATTGCCCGCATGGATGCCGGTGACATCAAGCCCAGTGTTGCCCCGGTATCCCTCGACAGCATCCTTGACGATGCCGTGGCCCAGGCGCGCCTCGCGGCGGAGGCGCGCGGCATCCGCCTGCGCTACCGCCGCAGCCACCTGTGGGTGCAAAGTGACGAAAAAATGCTGCGGCGTGTGGTGCAGAACCTGCTGGACAACGCGGTCAAGTACACCCGCGAGGGCGGCGTGCTGATCGGTGCGCGCCGCCGTGGCGGTAGTGTTTCCCTGGAAGTCTGGGATACCGGTGAGGGCATTGCGCCGGACCAGCAGCAGGCGATTTTCCGCGAGTTCTGCCGCCTCACGCCTAAGGGTGCCGCCGGTCAGGGGCAGCGTCAACACGGTTACGGGCTGGGCCTGGCCACCGTGGAACGCCTGTGCCGGCTGCTGAATGCGCCGATTGGCCTGTCCTCGGTGCCCGGCCGTGGCAGCGTGTTCCGGGTATGCCTGCCGCGCGCCACCGCGCGGGTGAATGTGCGGCCCAGTACCAAAAGCAGCGGCGGACGCGGTGCGCCGCTGGACCTGCAGATCCTGTGCGTGGACAACGAGCCGGCCATTCTCGAAGCGATGGCGGCGCTGCTTGGCGGCTGGGGCTGTACCGTGCAGTGTGCGCAGAATCGCCGGGAGGCGCTGGCCGCGGCCGAGCCGGATTTACTGCTGATGGACTTCCATCTCGACGACGGCGACAACGGCATCGATCTGGCGGCGGAGCTGCTGGCGCAGTGGGGCGGCGACGTGCCCTGCGTGATCATCTCCGCGGAAAACACCAATACGGTGAAGGCGCGCGCGCAGCAGGCGGGTTGGCAGTTCCTGCAGAAACCGCTGCGGCCGGCGGCGCTGCGCGCCCTGTTACAGCAGGGGCTGCGGCGCACCTTCGATACGACCAAGGTCGTATAG
- a CDS encoding MFS transporter yields MKKYLLEILMFSAYALFAASWVSGAILTPAIQASFGEEGFANATWGSNVITIAKIIGNLAAAALLMRLGAKRAFAIAIVLIAAGGFGALADTYGGWLLSRLALGLGGALAIVYFAPVVLHYFAAEERPMINGINAAAFNTGNLLALLSTTALLSWLGSWQSVVVLYGVMVLALGVLWWLTAENFSLSGGADKPQENYGFKQGVKEGFNWWLPLAYCGVLFCYIAVFALFPLIDGFAVASHHLSAVMIAAGMVGTVAGIIVTKRFPLRLPVLRFGGLALVIFAALMVTSRDPIIAYAAAALAGFCMFLPMTALVTLPQELPGMTPGRITVTFAMFWSVSYGVETVLMYGAGLLADITGEPATAAYFAVACSASLFVFSFLLPESGKKIELENLEADNAAA; encoded by the coding sequence ATGAAAAAATACTTGTTGGAAATTCTGATGTTCAGCGCCTATGCGCTGTTCGCGGCCAGCTGGGTGTCCGGGGCCATTCTCACCCCGGCCATTCAGGCGTCCTTTGGTGAAGAGGGGTTTGCCAATGCCACCTGGGGCAGCAACGTCATCACCATTGCCAAAATCATCGGTAACCTGGCTGCCGCGGCGCTGCTCATGCGCCTGGGGGCCAAGCGTGCCTTTGCCATCGCCATCGTCCTGATTGCCGCCGGTGGCTTTGGTGCGCTGGCGGACACCTACGGTGGCTGGCTGCTGTCGCGCCTGGCACTGGGGCTCGGTGGTGCACTGGCGATTGTGTATTTCGCCCCGGTGGTGCTGCACTACTTTGCCGCTGAAGAGCGCCCCATGATCAACGGCATCAATGCCGCCGCGTTCAATACCGGCAACCTGCTGGCTCTGCTCTCCACCACCGCACTGCTCAGCTGGTTGGGTAGCTGGCAGTCCGTAGTGGTGCTGTACGGGGTGATGGTGCTGGCGCTGGGCGTGCTGTGGTGGCTGACGGCGGAGAACTTTTCGCTATCCGGCGGTGCCGACAAGCCCCAGGAAAATTACGGTTTCAAGCAGGGCGTGAAAGAGGGTTTCAACTGGTGGCTGCCGCTGGCGTATTGCGGTGTGCTGTTTTGCTACATCGCGGTGTTCGCCCTGTTCCCGCTGATCGACGGCTTTGCTGTGGCAAGCCACCATCTGTCTGCGGTGATGATCGCCGCCGGCATGGTGGGCACCGTGGCGGGCATCATCGTCACCAAGCGCTTCCCGCTGCGCCTGCCGGTGCTGCGCTTTGGCGGCCTGGCGCTGGTGATCTTTGCCGCGCTCATGGTCACCAGCCGTGACCCGATTATCGCCTACGCCGCCGCTGCCCTCGCCGGTTTCTGTATGTTCCTGCCGATGACCGCACTGGTTACTCTGCCGCAGGAACTGCCGGGCATGACGCCGGGGCGTATCACGGTGACCTTCGCCATGTTCTGGTCCGTTTCCTACGGCGTGGAGACGGTGTTGATGTACGGCGCTGGCCTGCTCGCGGATATTACCGGTGAGCCGGCCACTGCGGCTTACTTTGCCGTGGCCTGCTCGGCGTCACTGTTTGTGTTCTCATTCCTGTTGCCGGAAAGCGGTAAAAAAATCGAACTGGAAAATCTGGAGGCGGACAATGCGGCAGCTTGA
- a CDS encoding alpha/beta hydrolase yields MRQLEPKLAEWLEAVNAQVAQLKAAGFEPTPISARESLANLTRNFVEPGPEMTVCETLVLGGEYPVPVRIYQPAATEEGSAKEKAAIIYCHGGGHMAGSVSVYDPICRRIAEACGRTLISVEYRRAPENPYPAALNDLISVVRHLGAALDKKGIAHNGRWILMGDSGGGAMCASASRLLQHQPHTIDAQVLIYPSLDYTMQTPSIEENGRGYLLEKEKILWYFNNYLQNAENPRQVSPLYGEFTRNLPASLVITAEFCPLRDEGVEYVRKVREGGANAELLHFNDMIHAFLNIENLVPDACGRVYRHTAEFLHGL; encoded by the coding sequence ATGCGGCAGCTTGAACCCAAACTCGCGGAATGGCTGGAGGCGGTCAACGCGCAGGTGGCGCAGCTCAAGGCGGCGGGTTTTGAACCCACCCCGATTTCCGCCCGTGAAAGCCTGGCCAACCTGACCCGCAATTTTGTTGAGCCCGGCCCGGAAATGACTGTGTGCGAAACCCTGGTGCTCGGTGGTGAATACCCAGTGCCGGTGCGGATCTACCAGCCTGCAGCGACCGAAGAGGGAAGCGCGAAGGAAAAGGCGGCGATTATTTACTGCCACGGCGGTGGCCATATGGCCGGCAGCGTGTCGGTGTACGATCCCATCTGTCGTCGCATTGCCGAGGCTTGCGGGCGCACGTTGATCAGCGTGGAATACCGCCGCGCGCCGGAAAATCCCTACCCCGCAGCATTGAATGACCTGATCAGCGTGGTTCGTCACCTGGGGGCCGCGCTGGATAAAAAAGGCATCGCCCACAATGGCCGCTGGATTCTGATGGGCGATTCCGGTGGTGGCGCAATGTGTGCTTCCGCCAGCCGCTTGCTGCAGCATCAGCCGCATACCATTGATGCACAGGTGCTAATTTACCCGAGCCTCGACTACACCATGCAGACCCCGTCTATCGAGGAAAATGGCCGCGGCTATCTGCTGGAGAAGGAAAAGATTCTCTGGTATTTCAACAACTACCTGCAGAACGCAGAAAATCCCCGGCAGGTGTCACCGCTGTATGGGGAGTTCACCCGCAACCTGCCCGCCAGCCTGGTGATCACCGCCGAGTTCTGCCCCCTGCGGGACGAGGGCGTGGAGTATGTGCGCAAGGTGCGCGAGGGCGGCGCCAACGCCGAGCTGCTGCACTTCAACGACATGATTCATGCCTTCCTGAATATCGAAAACCTGGTGCCGGACGCCTGTGGGCGAGTGTACCGCCACACCGCAGAATTTCTGCACGGCCTGTGA